The DNA segment ACGTTTCTGCTTTTGTTTTAGGTGCAGGGCAGTTAAAAGTTAGGGTAGATAGATGCACAAGGGAAATGCCTCAACTTGGAAATTTGCAAGATTTGATCATATCACGTAGAACATGGTTAGGGTTCTATGGGACTTGTCGTGAAAAGTGTTCTGCAGTAGGAAATTTTCTAAGAAAAAGATTTTCATTATAATACAAGAATTCAAGAAACAAAACATAGAACAAAGGGAGCAAAAGAGTGGCACAAGTTCCTTCTTCTGTAACTCTAATTCTCGGACTCGAGAACAGGTCTTGTTACACCAGATGTAACAGTGTTACCATCACCGTCACTGTTTCCATCGTCATGACCAGAAGAATCTCTAACACTCCGACCACCACCGTTGAAACTAAACCTAACCCAAATCTCTCGCCCATCATTACTTTTCTTCCCAGCCTCATCTCCATCAACAGGCATCTCGAACCTACAAACAGGACACGACCCATGAAGCCCTAGCCATTTCTCTATGCATCCTCCATGAAACCGATGCTTACAAGGCATCTCCTTCACCGTCTCTCCCGCCTTCCACTCCTCTAGACAAATCACACACTCACCTTGGCAGTCGTTGGTGTCAACGACCGGCATCGCATCGATGGAAGCCTTGGACGCTGGAGGGTGACCTTCCTCACGTGATTCAATTAAGCCGCGAAGCCGAGGATTGAATCCAGATGACTCCTCGAGGACGATCATTCCTTGCGTAAAAGGGTTGACAAGAATGACACGGTCACGCGTCGAAGCAACATCACCGTCTCTGTCTGGTGATTCTTGATCAGAAAAGCCTAGGTAGAAAGGCAAGAAGAGGTACAAGTCTCTGTTCCTTAGAAATCTTCCGGAAACAGAGGAAGTCTCCCTTACAGTTTCAGCTTCTTGATCTGTCGCCATAGGAAACAAAAGAATAGAAGATCCTAGCTGATCGAATAGCTGGCCTTTGACGATTTAAGAGTTGCAAAAGAGAGTTGTGGAAAGATCTAGAAATTATTAAACTGGCAGACTTTCTTCTCAAATAATGATGAATGGGACCTAAATATAATTTGAGTTGTAAGACAGTGATTGCTCTTATCCATTAGAGCAATAAACGTGTCACTATGAAGTGGAGAACACGTCACACATGTGAATACTAAGCAATAACAATTGATTTTTTCGAGATGTTGTGAAAATATACAAGTATAATATGCTTCTCCTATGACTCTACACCACCCGTCGAATAAAAGAGATCAAAGGAAAATTTAGATATACAACTAAAACTAAACTACATATCTTCTAATCTACTTTGTACTAACAAACCAAATCAGGTGTTTACAACAAAGAATTAACTGACAAAACCACATTCTCTTTCTGTACCTGTGAACGCAGACGTGAATAATGTTCGTTTTACCAACCGCGGCAGCAAAGAGACCGTTTGGTTTCTTGGTATTTACGCCAGAGGCAAGTCATTTCAGCAGGGCTTTGGTAATGAGCAACCACATAACCGTCTTTGCATCCCTCACTAATGATCCTTCCATCATTTTCGTAATGAGGCTCGAGTCCCTGTTTCCTCAGATCAGCGATCCATATACCCATCGCCACGTCTTCTAGCTTGAACATCTATTTACAGTTTCGAGATTTCACAATCCATTCTATGTACATTTCGAAATGTACTTAACATAAAGAGTAGTAGTACCTTTAGATTTCCTTCTTTGAAAAGCTTGCTCACCGATTCTGCTATGTCCCGGGACACAATGTAGCCTGGACCATGCGCCCATGGTGGATATTTCTCTTCTGGCCATTCCTGTTTTTGAGTAGAAACATAACATTGTCAAATGAAATAGGCAATCATGAATATGCATGGCTATGTCAAGTTGTGTTGTACCTCATAACTGATGTACCATTTGCTAGCAGGGTTTCGGATTGGTTGAGAGTCAGAATTGATCAGTCCATATATTAGCCCGCGAGTGTTGTTGATCAATGACAAAGAAAGTAATACTTCATCAACACGGACAAAGGCATCATCATCCGTTTTCATAACAAACTTAGCTGAGTCAACCTCTGTCTGTTCACGAGATGTTGGTGAGGCAAAAACGGTGAAGACTAGTCAATCTTGTATAGGAAGAGAGATGAGAAAGACGATCCTTACCCCGAAGATGCAGATTGCTAGTGTTTTCCAGCTGATGAGACTGTAGTAATCAACAAAGGGCATTAGCTGAACGTCACCGTAAGTACGAGCCTCGTTCCATAGTTCCAAGTTAACAATAGGACTCTTGTGCTGCATATTAATCATGAATAAGAACTAAGGAACTTCAATATAGACCTGATGATTTCAAAAGAGGGAGAAAGCTTACAAGGCCAACAAAAAAGCGTACTGCAACTCTTCCAGATCTAACATCATCATACTGCATCCATGTTCTTCTCACAGCCATCCGTCGTTTAAAATTGTTAGCCGTGGAGAAAACGCCAATAACAAGATCTAATGGCCGTAATGGTGAAAGGGGAGGTGCCTTCAGTGCCTCTAAATCAACAACATGCTCTGATTCTTCTGATGTGGGTAAACCGCTGGCGAGAATGGATAGTAACTTCAAATCACCAGTAATC comes from the Brassica napus cultivar Da-Ae chromosome A7, Da-Ae, whole genome shotgun sequence genome and includes:
- the LOC106358094 gene encoding E3 ubiquitin-protein ligase MPSR1, producing MATDQEAETVRETSSVSGRFLRNRDLYLFLPFYLGFSDQESPDRDGDVASTRDRVILVNPFTQGMIVLEESSGFNPRLRGLIESREEGHPPASKASIDAMPVVDTNDCQGECVICLEEWKAGETVKEMPCKHRFHGGCIEKWLGLHGSCPVCRFEMPVDGDEAGKKSNDGREIWVRFSFNGGGRSVRDSSGHDDGNSDGDGNTVTSGVTRPVLESEN